Proteins encoded together in one Thermococcus barophilus MP window:
- a CDS encoding respiratory chain complex I subunit 1 family protein — protein MNLLYATLGLIALYIYVSFASLLWEGIDRKLVARMQRRVGPPLLQPFYDFLKLMSKESIIPKHANKFYELAPVLALAVSIALLAYTPMGFAPLFATKGDVIVFIYLLTLIGFIRVLGAISSGSPYAQIGAQREMIILVSREVPMMLALFTILWRLNNIGVEKPFSLATFYQRNIWELGTPLALIGTFILLVVFLAWLASEIEVGFFDIPEAETEVAEGPMAEYSGRHLALFELSNAIKMFVSASLVVAIFFPWGISAYVGLNGIPALVVDVLFHTIKVFAVLFVSMSIFRAITGRLRITQAVQVFWLRLFPAAIIGSLILAIDLLGVIA, from the coding sequence ATGAACCTTCTATACGCTACCCTTGGTTTAATTGCCCTCTACATTTATGTTTCATTTGCTTCACTCCTATGGGAAGGGATTGACAGGAAGTTAGTCGCAAGAATGCAACGCAGAGTGGGCCCTCCTCTGCTCCAGCCGTTCTATGACTTCCTGAAGCTTATGAGCAAGGAGTCAATAATACCGAAGCATGCCAATAAGTTCTATGAGCTGGCACCAGTTTTGGCTTTAGCTGTATCAATAGCTTTGTTGGCTTACACTCCAATGGGCTTTGCACCTCTCTTTGCCACGAAAGGTGACGTGATTGTGTTCATTTATCTGCTGACTCTCATTGGCTTCATTAGAGTTTTAGGTGCAATAAGCTCTGGCTCACCTTACGCTCAGATAGGTGCCCAGAGGGAGATGATAATCTTGGTCTCAAGAGAGGTTCCAATGATGCTTGCACTCTTCACAATCCTTTGGAGACTGAACAACATTGGTGTTGAAAAGCCATTCAGCTTGGCAACATTCTATCAGCGCAACATATGGGAGCTTGGAACACCTCTGGCACTAATCGGCACGTTCATTCTTCTTGTGGTGTTTTTGGCATGGCTGGCAAGTGAAATCGAGGTCGGATTCTTTGACATCCCGGAGGCTGAGACTGAAGTCGCTGAAGGTCCTATGGCTGAATACAGCGGAAGACACCTTGCATTATTTGAACTCAGCAATGCCATAAAGATGTTTGTGAGTGCAAGCTTAGTGGTTGCAATATTCTTCCCATGGGGCATAAGTGCCTACGTTGGACTCAATGGAATACCGGCTCTCGTTGTTGATGTGCTCTTCCACACAATCAAGGTCTTTGCGGTGCTTTTTGTCAGCATGAGCATCTTTAGGGCGATAACGGGAAGACTCAGAATAACACAGGCGGTTCAGGTGTTCTGGCTGAGGCTTTTCCCTGCTGCAATAATCGGCTCCTTGATCCTCGCCATTGATCTGCTGGGGGTGATAGCATGA
- a CDS encoding DUF2178 domain-containing protein: MNEAIVNFIIWAFLATVTTLILLHLSKRDEKKKTLIPAMLVILTMGYLMGYAVSNGNLPLAFSVFLVGGIMLNLYYASMKRRGYVLEDERTLRIEEISARRTLQVFMIGLAFAVIYLSVAQQRNPALRDAFILAESLLVFLFFTHLAFKIYYSRVM, from the coding sequence ATGAACGAGGCAATAGTTAATTTCATCATATGGGCTTTCTTGGCTACGGTGACAACGTTAATCCTGCTCCACCTTTCAAAAAGGGATGAGAAAAAGAAAACACTCATCCCTGCAATGCTTGTGATATTGACAATGGGCTATTTGATGGGCTACGCCGTCAGCAACGGCAACTTACCCCTTGCATTTTCCGTCTTTTTGGTTGGAGGTATCATGCTCAATCTCTACTATGCTTCAATGAAGAGAAGAGGCTATGTGCTTGAAGACGAAAGAACTCTGAGAATCGAAGAGATTTCAGCAAGAAGAACCCTTCAAGTGTTTATGATTGGATTAGCATTTGCTGTGATATACCTCTCGGTAGCCCAGCAGAGAAATCCAGCGCTCAGAGATGCATTTATTCTGGCAGAAAGCTTACTTGTTTTCCTGTTTTTTACCCATCTGGCATTTAAAATCTACTACAGCAGGGTGATGTAA
- a CDS encoding Na(+)/H(+) antiporter subunit B, protein MENDMGLIVKTMARATIPLIGIFGAYVVSHGHLTPGGGFQGGATIAGAGILFLIAFGLNEAKKRYDKNLYSALEGLGGLAFLGAAMLGLSVAFFYNILWRNRIAFAGQPGTLLSAGFLPIMNLAVGLKVFTGLVSAMMAIALFRRWKG, encoded by the coding sequence ATGGAGAATGATATGGGATTGATTGTTAAAACGATGGCGAGAGCTACGATTCCGCTCATTGGGATATTTGGAGCCTATGTTGTATCTCACGGTCACCTCACCCCGGGTGGTGGCTTCCAGGGAGGAGCCACGATAGCTGGTGCTGGAATACTGTTCCTTATTGCATTCGGGTTGAATGAAGCCAAGAAGAGGTACGACAAGAACTTGTACTCAGCTCTTGAGGGGCTTGGCGGCTTGGCTTTCTTAGGGGCTGCAATGCTTGGGTTAAGTGTAGCTTTCTTCTACAACATACTCTGGCGCAATAGGATAGCCTTTGCCGGTCAGCCGGGAACACTGCTCTCTGCTGGTTTTCTCCCGATAATGAACTTAGCTGTAGGATTGAAGGTCTTTACAGGATTGGTAAGTGCAATGATGGCAATAGCCCTCTTTAGGAGGTGGAAGGGATGA
- a CDS encoding NADH-quinone oxidoreductase subunit B family protein, producing MLEKRIAKLCKYIGRSPWVFHVNSGSCNGCDIEIIAALTPRYDAERFGVKLVGTPRHADILLVTGPITDQSLERVKLIYEQTPDPKVVIAVGACPTGGSVFYESPFTNAPLDKHIPVDVFVPGCPPRPEAILYGVVLGLEKLIKKIEGEKE from the coding sequence ATGCTTGAGAAAAGGATTGCAAAGCTTTGTAAATACATCGGAAGATCACCTTGGGTGTTTCACGTTAACAGCGGCTCATGCAACGGCTGTGACATTGAAATTATAGCAGCGCTGACTCCAAGATACGACGCTGAGAGATTCGGGGTAAAGCTTGTTGGGACGCCAAGACATGCCGACATTCTGCTTGTCACAGGCCCAATAACAGACCAGAGCCTTGAGAGGGTTAAGCTGATTTACGAACAGACACCAGATCCAAAGGTGGTAATTGCTGTTGGAGCATGCCCCACTGGTGGAAGTGTATTCTACGAAAGTCCATTCACAAATGCCCCACTTGACAAGCACATTCCAGTTGATGTCTTTGTTCCCGGCTGCCCACCAAGGCCAGAAGCAATCCTCTATGGAGTTGTCTTGGGATTGGAGAAGCTGATCAAAAAGATTGAAGGTGAGAAAGAATGA
- a CDS encoding NADH-quinone oxidoreductase subunit C: MTPEEFAERIKAKFEEISIRITENKLPHPRKRVWIEVDRERFKELVRFLKEVNPTAQFSIIIAEDRGDRLTAKYHWEMFWEQGESLSVIVGTSCPKNDPVLPTITDIFPSSLPYEREVQEFLGIKYEGIPDPRRLFLPDDFPEGIYPLRLDETGIKPDMVKNAGHPYRRGSK, from the coding sequence ATGACACCTGAAGAATTTGCTGAGAGAATAAAGGCAAAATTTGAAGAGATAAGCATTAGAATAACTGAAAACAAACTCCCTCATCCGAGAAAGAGAGTTTGGATTGAAGTTGATAGGGAGAGATTTAAAGAGCTCGTCAGGTTCCTTAAAGAAGTTAATCCAACTGCACAGTTCTCCATTATAATAGCTGAGGATAGAGGGGACAGGCTTACTGCCAAATACCACTGGGAGATGTTCTGGGAGCAGGGAGAAAGTTTGTCTGTAATAGTTGGAACCTCGTGCCCTAAAAATGACCCTGTGTTGCCAACGATAACTGATATCTTCCCGAGCTCTCTGCCATATGAAAGAGAAGTGCAGGAGTTCCTTGGCATCAAATACGAAGGGATTCCAGATCCAAGGAGACTGTTCCTGCCAGATGACTTTCCAGAGGGAATTTATCCGCTTAGGCTTGACGAGACAGGGATTAAGCCTGATATGGTCAAAAATGCTGGACACCCGTACAGGAGGGGGTCAAAATGA
- a CDS encoding TRAM domain-containing protein — MYGDRFGGNRDRFGGVAPVKVGERYTVKIESIGKGGDGIARIKGFVVFVPNTKVGQEVEIVINSVKRKFAFGEVI, encoded by the coding sequence ATGTATGGAGATAGATTTGGTGGAAATAGAGACAGATTTGGTGGAGTAGCCCCAGTTAAGGTCGGAGAAAGATATACTGTTAAAATCGAAAGTATAGGAAAGGGCGGAGACGGTATAGCCAGGATTAAGGGCTTTGTAGTGTTTGTTCCAAACACCAAGGTCGGTCAGGAAGTTGAGATTGTAATTAACTCTGTCAAGAGAAAGTTCGCTTTTGGAGAAGTTATTTGA
- a CDS encoding proton-conducting transporter transmembrane domain-containing protein translates to MNVLPFLIIIPLFGAFSMPLVKLISEKLRDIWAVIISAVTLGVATDVFYTIWKTNQIVVYTLGATTPLGKGVGFPIRIVWEVDLLGALIAVTIAFVSLLAIIYSLEYMKHDTGLDKYYTLILILELGMLGIVITGDIFNFYVFLEIMSIASYALVAFRNDTWEGIEAGIKYMFVGSLASSFILLGIALLYGQYGTLTMAYLSQYITREPTFVSKVALAFILGGLLFKSGAVPVHMWLADAHPAAPSSISAMLSGLVIKAGGVYAIARILFSIYSISLNIKAIGWIVIFFACLTLIVGNAMAVVQTDMKRLFAFSSVGQIGYILLGIGIGIAAYGTKVGDVALAGAIYHTVNHAIMKALLFLVAGAVLHQVGTKNLNELSGLARRMPLTSFAFLVGAAAIIGLPPLNGFASKWLIYESSALYNPFLAAIAILGTAFCTAAYIRVLFTFFGKESEKVKAAKDPGKAMVIPMILLIIAVIIMGLLPWQINDTIMLPTAKMLEESGKYVLAVLGG, encoded by the coding sequence ATGAATGTGCTGCCATTCCTAATTATCATCCCCCTCTTCGGAGCATTCTCAATGCCTTTAGTCAAGCTCATCAGCGAGAAGCTCAGAGATATCTGGGCAGTGATAATCAGTGCAGTAACCTTAGGCGTAGCTACTGACGTGTTTTACACAATCTGGAAGACAAATCAAATAGTCGTGTACACGCTTGGTGCCACAACCCCGTTAGGAAAGGGCGTTGGCTTTCCAATTAGAATTGTCTGGGAAGTTGACCTTCTTGGAGCGTTAATAGCAGTAACGATAGCCTTTGTCTCACTGCTGGCGATAATTTATTCACTCGAATACATGAAGCACGACACCGGGCTTGATAAGTATTACACTTTGATTCTAATCCTGGAACTCGGAATGCTCGGCATAGTTATAACGGGAGATATATTCAACTTCTATGTCTTCCTTGAGATAATGAGCATAGCGAGCTATGCCTTGGTTGCATTCAGAAATGACACATGGGAAGGCATTGAGGCTGGTATTAAGTACATGTTTGTCGGTTCGCTGGCAAGTTCATTCATTCTCCTTGGCATCGCCCTGCTTTATGGTCAGTATGGAACTTTAACAATGGCCTACCTGAGCCAGTACATCACAAGGGAACCAACATTTGTGAGCAAGGTTGCCCTGGCATTCATCCTCGGTGGATTGCTCTTCAAGAGCGGTGCGGTTCCGGTGCACATGTGGCTTGCAGATGCTCATCCAGCAGCACCAAGCTCAATCTCGGCAATGCTTTCTGGACTGGTTATTAAGGCGGGTGGTGTTTATGCGATAGCAAGGATACTCTTCAGCATTTACAGCATAAGCCTCAACATCAAAGCTATTGGCTGGATCGTGATATTCTTTGCCTGCTTAACGCTAATAGTTGGAAACGCCATGGCTGTAGTGCAGACTGACATGAAGAGATTGTTTGCATTCTCGAGTGTTGGTCAGATAGGGTACATTCTCCTTGGCATAGGAATAGGTATTGCGGCATATGGAACAAAAGTTGGCGATGTAGCACTGGCGGGGGCTATATATCATACGGTGAACCACGCAATTATGAAGGCACTTCTCTTCCTTGTTGCAGGGGCAGTTCTTCATCAAGTCGGCACAAAGAACCTTAATGAGCTCAGCGGGTTAGCAAGGAGAATGCCGCTGACAAGCTTTGCCTTTCTTGTTGGTGCTGCGGCTATAATAGGCCTGCCTCCGCTAAACGGATTCGCGAGCAAATGGCTCATCTATGAAAGCTCCGCTCTGTATAACCCGTTCTTAGCAGCAATAGCAATACTCGGAACAGCCTTCTGTACTGCCGCTTACATTAGGGTGCTCTTCACCTTCTTTGGAAAGGAGAGCGAGAAAGTGAAAGCAGCAAAAGATCCAGGAAAGGCTATGGTGATACCAATGATACTCCTCATCATCGCAGTAATCATCATGGGTCTCTTACCATGGCAGATAAACGACACCATAATGCTTCCAACGGCAAAGATGCTTGAGGAGTCAGGAAAATACGTACTGGCGGTACTGGGGGGATGA
- a CDS encoding NADH-quinone oxidoreductase subunit K: MIPFQFITAFLLIFMGIYAFLYKRNLIKLILALNIIDSGIHLLLISLGYRLENGVLPTAPIYTGYETLRGTPMVGPIPQALVLTSIVIGVCVLALAMALTINAYRHYGSLDINKLRRLRG; this comes from the coding sequence ATGATTCCGTTTCAGTTCATAACCGCGTTCCTCTTGATCTTCATGGGGATCTATGCGTTTCTCTATAAAAGGAATCTCATCAAGCTGATCTTGGCACTAAATATCATTGACTCTGGAATTCACTTGCTTCTAATAAGCCTTGGCTACCGCTTGGAGAACGGAGTTCTTCCAACTGCGCCGATCTACACCGGTTATGAGACACTAAGAGGTACTCCAATGGTTGGCCCAATTCCTCAAGCTTTAGTGCTTACGAGCATCGTCATCGGAGTCTGTGTTTTAGCTTTGGCAATGGCACTGACAATTAACGCCTACAGACATTACGGAAGCTTGGACATCAACAAGTTAAGGAGGTTGAGGGGATGA
- a CDS encoding cation:proton antiporter, translating to MIAPEFFYSALIIMIGAFLCVLRVLFGPTVPDRVVGVDTLNTLIVAGMILLGAAYDRVIYIDIAIVYALLSYIGTLVIAKYLQGGLK from the coding sequence ATGATTGCACCTGAGTTCTTTTATTCAGCTTTGATAATAATGATTGGTGCATTTCTGTGCGTGCTGAGGGTTCTCTTTGGACCCACTGTTCCTGATAGAGTTGTTGGAGTTGACACACTGAATACGCTGATAGTTGCGGGGATGATTCTCCTTGGTGCAGCATATGACAGGGTGATTTACATTGACATTGCAATTGTCTATGCTTTGCTGAGCTACATTGGGACGCTTGTTATAGCAAAATATCTCCAGGGGGGATTGAAGTGA
- a CDS encoding hydrogenase large subunit produces MNEKIEYWVKIPIGPIHPALEEPEKFIITLDGERIINVDVKLGYNLRGLEWIAMRRNWIQVLYLAERICGICSFSHNHTYARAVEEMAGIEVPERAEYIRVIIGELERIHSHLLNLGVVAHTIGYDTVLHLSWLARERVMDILEDIGGNRVNYAGNMIGGVRRDIKDRHKRAILEMIQYYRQEVMPKVEEIFLYDPTVEARLRDSGVIPKRVAIEYSAQGPTARGSGIRKDVRYNEKLGVYPDLGVKPVTPKEFTGVVKGDVFDRMVVRVGEIWNSMEIIERALDQMPEGKIKAFPKDNLILVKLKKAEGEGIGRYEAPRGELIHYVRAEKGKDGPAKWKMREPTFPNLFAVARALVGEQLADVPVAIASIDPCLSCTDRVAVIDANTGKRKILTEVDLLKESIKKTKEINPNIKARPERIGIGRCML; encoded by the coding sequence ATGAATGAAAAAATCGAATACTGGGTTAAAATCCCCATAGGTCCTATTCATCCAGCATTGGAAGAGCCCGAGAAGTTCATAATCACTCTTGATGGCGAGCGCATCATCAACGTCGATGTCAAGCTTGGTTACAACTTGAGAGGTCTCGAATGGATTGCAATGAGGAGGAACTGGATTCAAGTGCTCTATTTAGCGGAGAGGATTTGTGGAATATGTTCATTTTCACACAACCACACTTATGCAAGAGCCGTTGAAGAAATGGCAGGTATTGAAGTGCCAGAAAGGGCGGAGTACATTAGGGTCATCATCGGAGAGCTTGAGAGAATACACTCCCACCTGCTCAATTTAGGTGTTGTCGCTCATACAATAGGCTATGACACAGTTCTCCACTTGAGCTGGCTGGCAAGAGAAAGGGTCATGGACATCCTTGAGGATATTGGGGGTAATAGGGTTAACTATGCTGGCAACATGATTGGAGGCGTTAGAAGGGATATAAAAGATAGACATAAGAGGGCGATACTTGAGATGATTCAGTATTACCGCCAAGAGGTCATGCCAAAGGTTGAGGAGATATTCCTCTATGATCCAACGGTTGAGGCACGTTTAAGAGATTCGGGGGTTATTCCAAAGAGGGTGGCGATTGAGTACAGTGCTCAAGGTCCAACAGCAAGAGGAAGCGGCATTAGGAAGGATGTTCGCTACAATGAAAAGCTTGGAGTCTACCCAGATTTGGGAGTTAAACCAGTGACGCCAAAGGAGTTCACAGGCGTGGTCAAGGGCGATGTTTTTGACAGAATGGTTGTTAGGGTTGGGGAAATCTGGAACAGCATGGAGATAATCGAGAGAGCGTTGGATCAAATGCCCGAAGGAAAGATTAAGGCATTTCCAAAGGACAATCTAATTCTTGTTAAGCTCAAGAAAGCGGAAGGGGAAGGAATCGGACGGTATGAGGCACCAAGAGGTGAGCTGATCCACTATGTAAGGGCTGAGAAAGGAAAAGATGGTCCAGCAAAGTGGAAGATGAGGGAACCAACGTTTCCAAACTTGTTTGCAGTTGCAAGGGCTTTGGTCGGTGAGCAGTTAGCTGATGTTCCGGTCGCTATAGCCTCAATTGATCCGTGTTTGAGCTGTACTGATAGAGTGGCTGTAATTGATGCAAATACAGGAAAAAGAAAAATCTTAACTGAAGTTGATCTGCTCAAAGAGTCAATAAAGAAAACCAAGGAGATCAATCCAAACATCAAGGCGAGACCCGAGAGGATTGGGATAGGGAGGTGCATGCTATGA
- the mnhG gene encoding monovalent cation/H(+) antiporter subunit G, with protein sequence MVEYIIYAFLGINITFNLLGSFALHRFPDVYTRLHGATKCTTFGTIFAVLAVIVHAVNQLHITGDPKYLQMALHSLVALIALLLTNPTGAHAIAKAAHLSGVKPVRAVVDAYEVKLKRERGGEE encoded by the coding sequence ATCGTTGAGTATATTATCTATGCTTTCCTCGGTATCAACATAACCTTTAACCTGCTCGGTAGCTTTGCCCTTCACAGATTCCCAGACGTTTATACACGCTTGCACGGGGCAACCAAGTGCACAACCTTTGGAACAATCTTTGCAGTTCTTGCTGTAATTGTCCATGCAGTGAATCAGCTCCACATAACCGGAGATCCGAAATATCTTCAGATGGCGCTTCACAGCTTGGTTGCATTGATAGCACTGCTGCTTACCAACCCGACGGGTGCTCACGCAATTGCAAAGGCTGCCCATTTGAGCGGTGTAAAGCCTGTGAGAGCTGTTGTTGATGCTTATGAAGTAAAACTCAAGAGGGAGAGAGGTGGAGAAGAATGA
- a CDS encoding 4Fe-4S binding protein, giving the protein MKIPPTLSTVLSNLFKKPATNMFPKTEPVPTPEGFRGKLVYDVDKCIGCKLCVTVCPAGVIEFVPEIKKVTFWLGRCVFCAQCVDVCPVNALEMSKEFLLATYDKYDDNLRWLKNEEIEEMIEAQKSKKVKKYRIIPDKCKGCTLCARNCPQNAITGAPGKVHKIDPNKCVGCGICASVCRFGAIEEYEE; this is encoded by the coding sequence ATGAAGATACCTCCAACACTCTCTACTGTGCTTTCAAATCTTTTCAAGAAGCCAGCAACAAACATGTTTCCAAAAACTGAGCCAGTTCCAACTCCAGAAGGATTCAGAGGAAAACTTGTGTATGATGTTGACAAATGCATTGGCTGTAAGCTCTGTGTAACGGTTTGTCCGGCTGGTGTAATAGAGTTTGTGCCGGAAATTAAAAAAGTAACTTTCTGGCTTGGCAGATGTGTGTTCTGTGCCCAGTGTGTGGATGTATGTCCAGTAAATGCTTTAGAAATGAGCAAAGAATTCCTCCTTGCTACTTATGATAAATATGATGACAACTTAAGGTGGCTCAAGAATGAAGAAATCGAGGAAATGATAGAAGCACAGAAGAGCAAAAAAGTTAAGAAATACCGCATAATTCCAGATAAATGTAAGGGGTGTACTTTATGTGCACGAAACTGTCCTCAGAATGCTATAACGGGAGCTCCAGGAAAAGTGCATAAAATCGATCCGAACAAGTGTGTTGGCTGTGGAATATGTGCAAGCGTCTGTAGATTTGGTGCAATTGAAGAATATGAGGAATAG
- the mbhE gene encoding hydrogen gas-evolving membrane-bound hydrogenase subunit E, with protein MNRTFGALALLFILGVLLIVANPQYGLKFGLGGSDWQKYRYTDQYYIEHGVEEVGGTNIVTDIVFDYRGYDTLGEATVLFTAIAGAVALLRPWRRDEDGE; from the coding sequence ATGAACAGAACGTTTGGAGCTTTGGCTTTGCTGTTCATCCTTGGTGTGCTCTTAATAGTAGCTAACCCACAGTATGGACTTAAATTTGGTCTTGGCGGTAGCGACTGGCAGAAGTACCGCTACACTGATCAGTATTACATCGAGCACGGCGTTGAGGAAGTTGGTGGAACAAACATAGTTACTGACATAGTGTTTGACTACAGAGGTTATGATACCCTTGGAGAAGCCACTGTTCTCTTTACAGCTATAGCTGGCGCTGTCGCACTGCTCAGACCCTGGAGGAGGGATGAGGATGGAGAATGA
- a CDS encoding DUF4040 domain-containing protein, translating into MNVLTVDMVIQFGILIGILIAAYLTISFRDLLSAALASAAMSLLLSLEFYMLHAPDVAIAEAAVGAGVVTAIVVYGIAKTERWEREGP; encoded by the coding sequence ATGAACGTTCTCACGGTTGACATGGTCATTCAGTTTGGAATTTTGATTGGAATACTTATCGCTGCATACCTCACAATCAGCTTTAGGGATTTGCTTTCAGCGGCTTTGGCTTCAGCAGCAATGAGCCTTCTGCTGAGCTTGGAGTTCTACATGCTCCATGCCCCAGATGTTGCGATAGCCGAGGCAGCGGTTGGTGCAGGGGTTGTTACTGCAATAGTTGTGTATGGAATAGCCAAAACAGAGAGATGGGAGCGTGAGGGGCCATGA
- a CDS encoding monovalent cation/H+ antiporter subunit E: protein MSFIAAFVWSFVLWLVLTAGTKGMLWSPEEVVAGIMFSAIVAYSTKNIIGEKTARFLNPIRLLEFIVYSIGPLFWGMVKANFDVAYRVITGKIRPGIVRVPVELENDAQYTILSNSITLTPGTLTIDACPEEKALYVHWIYVKEEEPKSSEPVSGSFEKWARRLGR from the coding sequence ATGAGTTTCATTGCTGCATTTGTATGGTCATTCGTGCTCTGGTTGGTACTCACGGCTGGGACTAAGGGAATGTTGTGGAGCCCAGAAGAAGTTGTTGCAGGTATAATGTTCTCTGCAATAGTGGCTTATTCAACAAAAAACATCATAGGCGAAAAAACTGCAAGGTTTTTGAATCCGATAAGGTTGCTTGAGTTTATTGTTTACTCAATTGGGCCCCTTTTCTGGGGAATGGTCAAAGCAAACTTTGATGTTGCTTATAGGGTGATAACAGGAAAGATAAGGCCAGGAATAGTCAGGGTCCCCGTTGAGCTTGAGAACGATGCACAGTACACCATTCTAAGCAACTCAATAACCCTAACCCCAGGAACGCTCACAATAGATGCCTGTCCGGAAGAAAAAGCCCTCTATGTTCACTGGATTTATGTGAAGGAGGAAGAGCCAAAAAGCTCGGAGCCTGTTTCTGGCTCATTTGAAAAATGGGCGAGGAGGTTGGGGAGATGA
- a CDS encoding helix-turn-helix transcriptional regulator has translation MKNRLRELREARGLTQEELAKILGVTRQTIIAIEKGKYDPSLRLAFKIARFFGVKIEDIFIYEGD, from the coding sequence TTGAAAAACCGTCTGAGGGAGCTTAGAGAAGCAAGAGGATTAACTCAGGAGGAGCTGGCAAAGATATTGGGAGTTACAAGGCAGACGATAATAGCGATTGAAAAAGGTAAGTACGATCCCTCATTAAGGTTAGCCTTCAAGATTGCAAGGTTCTTTGGGGTTAAGATCGAGGATATCTTCATCTATGAAGGTGATTGA
- a CDS encoding tRNA (N(6)-L-threonylcarbamoyladenosine(37)-C(2))-methylthiotransferase, with the protein MRVHIETYGCTRNKADAEIMEALLVNAGYEIVDLDSADYVIVNTCAVKDPTENHMRKRIKELLDAGKKVIVTGCLPHINIEAIDERVSAILGVKSINRITEAIELAERGVKLVDVEQRGIDKLELPRMWKSKVVFVVPISEGCLNACTYCATRFARGILKSYSPEKIVRWVKEALAKGYKEIQLSSEDTGCYGFDIGTNLAELLDELTSIEGEFRIRVGMMNPNHVIKFLDELIDAYKDEKIYKFLHLPVQSGDNEILRKMGRTYTVEDFETIVKAFRKEFPELNLNTDIIVGFPGESEEAFQNTVELIKRVKPDKINVSRFSPRPGTLAARMPDQIVGWRAKERSRYLHRLRLAISYEINQKYVGRELLVLTHGEGKKGGVEGRTMNYKEIILPEAPIGEFVKVKVTKATATYLMGELITSSL; encoded by the coding sequence ATGAGAGTTCACATTGAAACTTATGGATGCACGCGGAATAAAGCGGATGCAGAAATCATGGAAGCCCTCTTGGTTAATGCGGGTTATGAAATAGTTGATTTGGATAGCGCAGACTATGTAATCGTGAACACCTGTGCCGTGAAAGACCCAACAGAAAATCATATGAGAAAGAGAATTAAAGAGCTCCTTGATGCTGGCAAAAAGGTTATTGTTACCGGCTGTTTGCCTCACATCAACATTGAGGCAATAGATGAGAGGGTATCAGCAATCTTAGGAGTTAAGAGCATAAACAGAATTACCGAAGCTATTGAGCTTGCAGAAAGGGGAGTAAAGCTCGTTGATGTAGAGCAGAGGGGAATAGACAAGCTTGAACTTCCCAGAATGTGGAAGAGCAAAGTAGTCTTTGTTGTGCCAATTAGTGAGGGCTGTTTGAATGCGTGCACCTACTGTGCGACTCGCTTTGCAAGAGGAATTCTGAAGAGTTACTCCCCAGAAAAAATTGTCAGATGGGTCAAAGAGGCATTGGCCAAAGGTTATAAGGAGATACAGCTTTCAAGCGAAGATACCGGCTGCTATGGTTTTGATATTGGGACAAACTTAGCTGAGCTTTTAGACGAGCTAACATCCATTGAAGGAGAGTTTAGAATTAGAGTCGGCATGATGAACCCAAATCATGTCATAAAGTTCCTTGATGAGCTAATTGATGCCTACAAAGATGAAAAGATTTACAAATTCTTGCATTTGCCCGTTCAGAGTGGAGATAATGAAATTCTAAGGAAAATGGGCAGAACGTACACAGTTGAAGATTTTGAGACCATAGTTAAGGCTTTTAGGAAAGAGTTCCCAGAGCTGAACCTGAACACGGATATAATTGTTGGGTTCCCCGGAGAAAGCGAAGAGGCTTTCCAGAATACCGTTGAGCTCATAAAGAGGGTTAAGCCAGATAAGATAAACGTTTCAAGATTCTCTCCGAGACCCGGAACTTTAGCGGCAAGAATGCCAGATCAAATAGTTGGCTGGCGTGCTAAGGAGCGCTCCCGCTATCTCCACCGCTTGAGGTTAGCTATAAGCTATGAGATAAACCAGAAGTATGTTGGAAGGGAACTCTTAGTTTTAACACACGGGGAAGGAAAGAAAGGAGGAGTTGAAGGCAGAACGATGAACTACAAGGAAATAATTTTGCCGGAGGCTCCAATTGGAGAATTCGTAAAAGTAAAAGTTACGAAGGCAACTGCAACGTATCTGATGGGAGAGCTTATTACCTCCTCTCTTTGA